The following coding sequences lie in one Mesorhizobium sp. NZP2298 genomic window:
- a CDS encoding alpha-D-glucose phosphate-specific phosphoglucomutase, whose amino-acid sequence MIRTVPTKPYSDQKPGTSGLRKKVPVFQQEHYAENFIQSIFDALDGFKGKTLVIGGDGRFYNREVIQKAIAMAAANGFGKVMVGQGGILSTPAASHVIRKYKTFGGIILSASHNPGGPHEDFGIKYNAGNGGPAPEKLTDAIFAKTKAISSFKTSDIDPIDIDTIGTVKAAGMTVEIIDPVADYAELMESLFDFDALRKLFKSGFRMRFDAMHAVTGPYAKEILENRLGAPNGTCRNFKPLPDFGGHHPDPNLVHAKHLYDEMMGSDAPDFGAASDGDGDRNLIIGKGIFVTPSDSVAMLAANARLAPGYKDGLKGIARSMPTSGAADRVAEKLGIGIYETPTGWKFFGNLLDAGMATICGEESAGTGSNHVREKDGLWAVLLWLNILAARGESCKQVVTEHWAAYGRNYYSRHDYEEVESERANALVDELRAKLGSLPGTSVRGLKITKADDFAYHDPVDGSTSEHQGIRVLFEGGSRVVFRLSGTGTSGATLRVYIERYEPDKARHDLDTQVALADLIAAADDIAGIKSHTGRNKPSVIT is encoded by the coding sequence ATGATACGCACCGTCCCCACCAAACCCTACTCCGACCAGAAGCCCGGCACGTCGGGCTTGCGCAAGAAGGTGCCTGTGTTCCAGCAGGAGCACTATGCCGAGAACTTCATCCAGTCGATCTTCGACGCGCTCGACGGGTTCAAGGGCAAGACACTGGTGATCGGTGGCGACGGCCGCTTCTACAACCGCGAGGTCATCCAGAAGGCGATCGCCATGGCCGCCGCCAACGGTTTCGGCAAGGTGATGGTCGGGCAGGGCGGCATCCTGTCGACGCCCGCCGCCTCGCATGTCATCCGCAAATACAAGACCTTCGGCGGCATCATCCTGTCGGCCAGCCATAATCCGGGCGGCCCGCACGAGGATTTCGGCATCAAGTACAATGCCGGCAATGGCGGCCCGGCACCGGAAAAGCTGACCGACGCGATCTTCGCCAAGACCAAGGCGATTTCGAGCTTCAAGACATCGGACATCGATCCGATCGACATCGACACGATCGGCACGGTCAAGGCCGCCGGCATGACGGTCGAGATCATCGATCCCGTCGCCGACTATGCCGAACTGATGGAAAGCCTGTTCGATTTCGACGCGCTGCGCAAACTGTTCAAGTCGGGCTTCCGCATGCGCTTCGACGCCATGCACGCGGTGACCGGTCCCTATGCCAAGGAGATCCTTGAAAACCGGCTTGGCGCGCCCAACGGCACCTGCCGCAACTTCAAGCCGCTGCCCGATTTCGGCGGCCATCATCCCGATCCGAACCTGGTCCACGCCAAACACCTCTATGATGAGATGATGGGGTCGGATGCGCCGGATTTTGGTGCCGCTTCCGACGGCGACGGCGACCGCAATCTGATCATCGGAAAGGGCATTTTCGTCACCCCGTCGGATTCGGTGGCGATGCTCGCCGCCAATGCCCGGCTGGCGCCCGGCTACAAGGACGGGCTGAAGGGCATCGCCCGCTCGATGCCGACCAGTGGCGCGGCCGACCGGGTCGCCGAAAAACTCGGCATCGGCATCTATGAGACCCCGACCGGCTGGAAATTCTTCGGCAATCTGCTCGATGCCGGCATGGCGACGATCTGTGGCGAGGAAAGTGCGGGCACCGGCTCCAACCATGTCCGCGAGAAGGACGGCCTTTGGGCGGTGCTCTTGTGGCTCAACATCCTTGCCGCGCGCGGCGAAAGCTGCAAGCAGGTCGTCACCGAGCACTGGGCGGCCTACGGGCGCAACTACTATTCGCGCCACGACTATGAAGAGGTCGAGAGCGAACGCGCCAATGCGCTGGTCGACGAATTGCGCGCCAAGCTCGGCTCGCTGCCCGGCACCAGCGTGCGCGGCCTGAAGATCACCAAGGCCGACGACTTCGCCTATCATGACCCGGTCGACGGCTCGACCAGCGAGCACCAGGGCATCAGGGTGCTGTTCGAAGGCGGTTCTCGCGTCGTCTTCCGGCTCTCCGGCACCGGTACTTCAGGTGCCACCTTGCGCGTCTATATCGAGCGCTACGAGCCGGACAAGGCGCGGCACGATCTCGACACCCAGGTCGCACTCGCCGACCTCATCGCCGCCGCCGACGACATTGCCGGGATCAAGAGCCACACCGGTCGCAACAAGCCGAGCGTGATTACTTGA
- the glgA gene encoding glycogen synthase GlgA, protein MQVLSVTPEIFPLIKTGGLADVTGALPVALAAKGVAMRTLIPGFPVVMEGFKKRKAVYQYPLLQGGKASIHSVELAGLDLFVLDAPHLFDRPGGPYGNASGADWPDNWRRFAALSQAGADIAGGAISGYLPDIVHAHDWQSAMTLAYMRYGKAVGTPSMMTVHNLAFQGQFGAGIFGELGLPAVAMALDGVEYYGGVGFLKAGLQAAWAITTVSPTYAQEIRSPEFGMGLDGLINMRSSDLYGIVNGIDTAIWDPETDKHLVSNYTAATLKARAPNKAAVEDRFGLDRDDSPIVCVISRLTWQKGMDILATVIDGVVATGVRLAILGSGDAGLEGALLAAAARHRGRIGVVVGYDEGLSHTMQGGCDAIVIPSRFEPCGLTQLYGLRYGCVPVVARTGGLADTIIDANEAAMAAGVATGFQFAPNNGGAMLHAINRLAEAYANPAVFETIQRQGMKTDVSWDRSAEKYVELYRLLLSKRVA, encoded by the coding sequence ATGCAGGTTCTGTCTGTCACGCCCGAGATATTTCCGCTGATCAAGACCGGCGGGTTGGCCGATGTGACCGGCGCGCTGCCCGTCGCGCTGGCGGCCAAGGGCGTGGCCATGCGCACGCTCATTCCAGGCTTTCCCGTGGTGATGGAAGGCTTCAAGAAAAGGAAGGCCGTCTACCAGTATCCGTTGCTGCAGGGCGGCAAGGCCTCCATCCACTCTGTCGAGCTTGCCGGGCTCGATCTTTTCGTGCTCGACGCGCCGCATCTGTTCGACCGTCCCGGTGGTCCCTATGGCAATGCTTCGGGCGCGGACTGGCCGGACAATTGGCGGCGCTTCGCGGCGCTGAGCCAGGCCGGCGCCGATATCGCCGGCGGCGCCATCTCGGGCTACCTGCCAGACATCGTCCATGCCCATGACTGGCAGTCGGCGATGACGCTGGCCTATATGCGCTACGGCAAGGCGGTCGGCACGCCGTCGATGATGACCGTCCACAATCTCGCCTTCCAGGGCCAGTTCGGCGCCGGCATCTTCGGCGAGCTCGGTCTGCCCGCGGTGGCGATGGCCCTTGACGGCGTCGAATATTATGGCGGCGTCGGCTTCCTCAAGGCCGGCCTGCAGGCCGCCTGGGCGATCACCACCGTCAGCCCGACCTATGCGCAGGAGATCCGCTCGCCGGAGTTCGGCATGGGTCTCGACGGCCTGATCAACATGCGGTCCAGCGATCTCTACGGCATCGTCAATGGCATCGACACGGCCATCTGGGATCCGGAGACAGACAAGCATCTGGTATCGAACTATACGGCCGCCACGCTCAAGGCGCGGGCACCGAACAAGGCCGCCGTGGAGGATCGCTTCGGCCTCGACCGCGACGACAGCCCCATCGTCTGCGTCATCAGCCGGCTGACCTGGCAGAAGGGCATGGACATATTGGCGACGGTGATCGACGGTGTCGTGGCGACTGGTGTACGCTTGGCCATACTGGGCTCGGGCGACGCGGGCCTGGAAGGCGCATTGCTTGCCGCCGCCGCACGCCACCGTGGCCGCATCGGCGTGGTCGTCGGCTATGACGAAGGGCTGTCGCACACCATGCAGGGTGGCTGCGACGCCATAGTCATCCCCTCACGTTTCGAACCCTGCGGACTGACGCAGCTCTATGGCCTGCGCTACGGCTGCGTACCGGTGGTTGCCCGCACCGGCGGCCTCGCCGACACCATCATCGACGCCAATGAAGCAGCGATGGCGGCCGGCGTGGCGACAGGGTTCCAGTTCGCACCCAACAACGGCGGCGCGATGCTGCACGCCATAAACCGCCTGGCCGAAGCCTACGCCAACCCCGCGGTCTTCGAAACCATCCAGCGCCAGGGCATGAAGACCGACGTGTCGTGGGATCGAAGCGCCGAAAAATACGTTGAACTCTATCGCCTGCTGCTTTCGAAAAGGGTTGCCTGA
- the glgC gene encoding glucose-1-phosphate adenylyltransferase, producing MADLKRIQPLARDAMAYVLAGGRGSRLKELTDRRAKPAVYFGGKTRIIDFALSNALNSGIRRLGVATQYKAHSLIRHLQRGWNFLRPERNESFDILPASQRVSETQWYEGTADAVYQNIDIIEAYGPEYMVILAGDHIYKMDYEMMLRQHVDANADVTVGCLEVPRMEATGFGVMHVDAKDNIIAFVEKPADPPGIPGNPEFALASMGIYVFKTKFLMEQLRRDAAEPGSSRDFGKDIIPYIVQHGKAIAHRFTKSCVRSTAENEAYWRDVGTVDAYWEANIDLTDVTPELDLYDRDWPIWTYAELKPPAKFVHDEDGRRGSAVSSLVSGDCIVSGATLKKSLIFTGARINSYSTLEEVVMLPDVHVGRNAKLKRVVIDHGVRIPEGLVVGEDPVLDAKRFRVSEKGICLVTQDMINKLGL from the coding sequence ATGGCAGACTTGAAACGGATCCAGCCGCTGGCGCGCGATGCCATGGCCTATGTACTGGCCGGCGGCCGTGGCAGCCGCCTCAAGGAACTGACCGATCGTCGCGCCAAGCCGGCGGTCTATTTCGGCGGCAAGACGCGCATCATCGATTTCGCGCTCTCCAACGCGCTCAACTCGGGCATTCGCCGCCTTGGCGTCGCCACCCAGTACAAGGCGCATTCGCTGATCCGCCATCTGCAACGCGGCTGGAACTTCCTGAGGCCCGAACGAAACGAAAGCTTCGACATCCTTCCCGCCAGCCAGCGTGTGTCGGAAACGCAGTGGTATGAGGGCACGGCGGACGCCGTCTACCAGAACATCGACATCATCGAGGCCTATGGCCCGGAATACATGGTCATCCTCGCCGGCGACCACATCTACAAGATGGACTACGAGATGATGCTGCGCCAGCATGTCGACGCCAATGCCGACGTGACCGTCGGTTGCCTCGAAGTGCCGCGCATGGAAGCGACAGGCTTCGGCGTCATGCATGTCGATGCCAAGGACAACATCATCGCCTTCGTCGAAAAGCCGGCCGATCCGCCCGGCATTCCGGGTAACCCGGAATTCGCCCTGGCCTCGATGGGCATCTACGTCTTCAAGACCAAGTTCCTGATGGAGCAACTGCGCCGCGACGCCGCCGAGCCCGGCTCCAGCCGCGATTTCGGCAAGGACATCATCCCCTATATCGTCCAGCATGGTAAGGCGATCGCCCACCGCTTCACCAAGTCCTGCGTGCGCTCGACCGCTGAGAACGAAGCCTACTGGCGCGATGTCGGAACGGTCGACGCCTATTGGGAAGCCAATATCGACTTGACCGACGTGACGCCGGAGCTCGACCTCTACGACCGCGACTGGCCGATCTGGACCTATGCCGAGTTGAAGCCGCCGGCAAAATTCGTCCATGACGAGGATGGCCGGCGCGGCTCGGCCGTTTCCTCCCTGGTCTCGGGTGATTGCATCGTCTCCGGCGCGACGCTGAAGAAGAGCCTGATCTTTACCGGCGCGCGCATCAATTCCTATTCGACGCTGGAAGAGGTCGTCATGCTGCCCGACGTTCATGTCGGACGGAACGCAAAGTTGAAACGCGTCGTCATCGACCACGGTGTAAGGATACCGGAAGGGCTGGTGGTCGGCGAGGATCCCGTGCTCGACGCCAAGCGCTTCCGCGTTTCGGAAAAAGGCATCTGCCTGGTCACACAGGACATGATCAACAAACTCGGGCTCTAG